The genome window ATTCTTTGGTGCTGTCTTTGCCGTGGCGTTGCAGGATGTAGTTGCGCACGGCGGCTTCCACCAGCACGGCTAGGTTGCGCCCTGCGGCAACGGGCAGCGTTACCGAGCGGACGGGGACGTTCAATATCGTTTCGGTTTCGGTGCGGATGCTGAGGCGGTCTAGGGTTTTCATGTAGTCATCATCCGCCAGCACAAGGTTGATAATCAGGCGCAAGGTTTTTTTCGGGCGGATGGCGGTTTCGCCGAACATGTGGCGGATATTGAGCACGCCCAAGCCGCGCACTTCCAAAAAGTCGCGCAACACGGGCGGGCAGCGGCCTTCCAGGTTTTCGGGCGCGGTGCGATACAGCTCAATGGCATCATCGGCAACCAGGCTGTGCCCGCGCGAAATCAGTTCCAGCGCGAGTTCGCTTTTGCCCAGCCCCGATTTGCCGGTGAGCAGCACGCCGATTTCAAACACGTCCAAAAACACGCCGTGTTTGATGGTGGAGGCGGCAAGCACGCGCTGCAAATAAATCCGCAGCACGTCCATCAGATAGGGGCTTTCTAGCTTGGAGGTGAGCAGCGGCGTGTTGTGCGTGTGGCAATAATCGCGCAGGCTTTGCGGGATGGGCAAGCCGTTGGCGACAATCACCAGCGTCATCGGAAAGTTGAACAGCTCGTTCAAGCCTGTGTGATGCTCGGCTTGTTCCAGCCTGTGCAAATAGGCGACTTCGGCGATGCCCAGCACTTGCACTTGGTTGTGGTGGATAAAATTAAGATGCCCCACCAGCGCAAGCACAGGGCGGTCGGCTTCCACGGCGATGCGGTTGTCGCCACCTGCCGCGCCCGCCGCCCATGCGAGTTGGAGTTTGTGTTGGTTGTCTTGATAGAGCTTGCGCACGGAAATGCTGGGCATGAGGGTTCCTTTTTGGGTTTTCAGGCTGCCTTTGGGGGCGGGGCATAAGGCAGCCTGAAAAGCGTTGGAGTGGTTTAATCGGATATGAGCCAATCGCCTTTTCAGGCTGCCTCAAATACAAATACAAAGGGGCTGTACTAGATAAGCAGTCATGTTAGACTGCAAAAATGAAGATAACCCATTGTAAACTAAAAAAGAGTATACGAAAAAAGTTGCTCCAATTTTTTGTACTTGAAGTAACCGCCCGTTCGGCTGCTGATTTGTTGGGCATTCACCCCAATTCAGCAGCACTGTTCTACCGCAAAATCCGCGAAGTCATCAGCTACTATCTTTCATTGGAAGCCAATACAGTTTTTGATGGTACGGTTGAGCTAGATGAGAGTTACTTCGGCGGACATCGCAAAGGCAAACGCGGACGCGGAGCAGCAGGAAAAGTAGCTGTCTTTGGTATTCTTAAGCGTGGTGGTAAAGTTTATACCGTAGTAGTGAAGAATGCCAAAAGAGAAACCTTAATGCCTGTTATCACAAAGAAAATCATGCCTGATAGTATTGTTTATACCGATTGTTTGAGCAGCTATGATGTGTTGGATGTAAGTGGTTTTACCCACCACCGTATTAACCACAGCAAACTGTTTGCTGACAAACAAAACCACATCAACGGCATTGAAAATTTTTGGAATCAGGCGAAACGTGTTCTGCGTAAATACAATGGAATTGACCGTAAATCTTTCCCATTATTCTTGAAAGAATGCGAGTTTCGTTTTAACTTTGGCACACCGTCTGAACAGCTTAAAGTGCTGCGCAGATGGTGTGGTATTTAGGGCTTATCTAGTACAGCCCCAATACAAAAGGGCGTATTGCGCATACACCCTGTTTACACGTTTACGCCATAAGGCAGCCTGAAACGAAGTTCAGCGTAGCTAAAACCGCCTTTATGCCAACAACAACGCCCGCGCTTCCTCGGGCGTTTGGCAAGAGTGCAAGGCTTCGCGCACGCTTTTTTCGTTGAACAGCCCCGCCAGATGCCCCAGCAGTTCCAAATGCTCGCTGGTCGCCGCCTTGGGCACCAGCAACACAAACACCAGCGACACAGGCTTGTTATCAGGCGCATCAAATTCAATCGGCGTTTTCAGACGCACAAACGCCCCCGTTGCCGCAGGCACGCTGGCGTGTCGCCCATGCGGCATGGCAACGCCCTGCCCCAGCGCGGTTGAACCCAGCCGCTCACGCGCCACAAGGCAATCAAACACTTCGGCTTGGGGCAAGCCGCTTTGCTCGGCAAGCAACTGCGCCACGCATTCAAATAGGCGTTTTTTGCTGCTGATTTCAGCGTCTAAAATAATATGGGAAACGGGAAGAATGTCTGCAAGAGAGGTCATGCGGCGGGTGCCTTTGAATAATTGGGCGCGAATTTTAACGCTTGCTTACATTGGCTTCAATGGTTTTTACAGTTGACGGTTTCAGGCTGCCTCTGCCGTTTGCAAAACCGACAACCAATGGCGCGTCGGCGGCTCGCCGACATCTTGGAAACCAGTCATACTCTGTTTAATCAGCCATTTGGCGGCGAGCCGCCGCTCCATTTTTAGTTTTCAGGCTGCCTGATTGCCTAAGCCCAAAGGCAGCCTGAAAACTACTCTTCATCACTCTCTTGCCATGCTTGGCGTAGGATGTGCGCTTCCCGCTTGCGTTGCTGTTTGCCGGTAAGGCGGTTTTCAGGCTGCCTCAGTTTAAGCGGGCGGTTCATGTGCCGCTCAATGCGATAGCCCGTGGCTTCGTTGGCATCGGCAAAATAATATTGCGAGGTGGTGCCGATGCCGATGCGTTGCAGGCGTATGTCTTTTTCGGCGCACCATTTTTCACGCCTGTCCCAAGTGTCGCGCAAATGTTGCCTTAACGCTGTTTCGCTTAACCCTTGCCCCAGCGTGGCGAGCCTGCTGTATGTGAATAGGTCTTTGGCGAATAGAAAATCGTAAAAGCGTTGGAAATGCCGGTTGGCGAGTGCCAACACTTCCAGTTGCGCGGCTTCGTTCAGCTTGGGGTTTTCCAAAATGGAGCGGTATAGCCCGAGCGGGTTGAAATCGGCGTATTTTTGATGATGGGCAATGTAATGGCGGTATTCCGCCATGTTCATTTGATTGAATTTTTTGTTTATTTTCATGTTGTTGTGTTTTCAGGCTGCCTTAACGGATGGCGGGCGGCTTAGGCTATTTGATGGTTGGATGGTGTAAGCAACGGATGATTCTACGGTGGTTGCGATTGAGCGTTTTCAGGCTGAAACCTTTGCAAAACCGACAACCGATGGAGCATCGGCGGCTCGCCGACATCTTGGTAAACCAGTCATACTCTATTTAATCAGCCATTTGGCGGCGAGCCGCCGCCGCTCCATTTTGGGTTTCAGGTTGCCTTATGATTGGTTTGCAAACAACGAATTATCCGCCCATACGCAGGCGCAGCCTGAAACGCAGTTCGGCGTAGCCCAAACCCGCAAACCGCCTTCACAACCCCTTTTCCACCTCCGCCCACGCTTCCAAAATCAACTCCGCGCGATTGGCTTTCAACAATTCGGCATCGGACAACATCTGCCGCCATGCGCGCGCGCCGTGCAGACCGTGCATCAAGCCGAGATAGTGGCGCGCCATGTGGCGCAAAATCGTACCGCGCCCCGCAGCCAGCTGCGTTTGCGCGTAGGCGTAGAGCCGTTGTATCAGCTCGGGGTAGCTGATTTCAGGCTGCCTGCTGTCGTAAAACAGCCTATCCCAATCGCGCATAATCATGGTGTTGTGATACGCCTCGCGCCCAATCATCACGCCATCCACATGGCGCAGGTGTTCGGCGATTTCGGCGTTGGTTTTGATGCCGCCGTTGATGATGATTTCCAAATCGGGAAAGTCTTGTTTTAATTGATAAACATAGTGATATTTCAGCGGCGGGATGTCGCGGTTTTCTTTGGGCGACAAGCCGTCCAGCCATGCGTTGCGCGCGTGCACGATATAAGTGCGCACGGGCGTTTTCTCGCGCAGCGTGCCCACAAAATCGCGCACGATGCGGTATTCGGTCTGCTTGTCCACGCCGATGCGGTGTTTTACCGTAATCTCGCAATCGGGCGCGGCTTGCTGCATGGCGTTCAGGCAGTCGGCAACCAAGCCCACATCGTTCATCAAACACGCGCCAAACGCGCCTTTTTGCACGCGCGGGCTGGGGCAGCCGCAGTTGAGGTTGATTTCATCGTATTGGTATTGCGCGACTTTTTTCGCCGCCTGCGCCAGCTGCGCGGGGTCGCTGCCGCCCAGTTGTAAGGCGATGGGGTGTTCGCTCTCGTTGTACGCTAAAAAACGCGCAGGGTCGCCGTGGATAATCGCGCCTGCGTTAATCATTTCGGTGTAAAGCCATGTGTGGCGGCTAATTTGCCGCGCAAGATAGCGGAAATGGCGGTCAGTCCAGTCCAGCATCGGCGCAATACTCAACCGTCTTTTCTTTTTAATATCAACTAATTCATTATTTTTCATTAACTTACCTTGATTTCTTGCTGTTCGGATAACCGCGTTTAACAGCGTTTTCTTGGGGGTTTTATGGGTTTTGTTGTACCATATTTGCACCATTAACCAACCAAGCAAAGAAATGGTGCAAATATATGGGCAGCATTGTTAAACGTATCAACCCATCGGGCAAAACGGTTTACCGAGCACAAATTCGCATTGACCGTGCGGCTTATCCGAAATACGCGGAAAGCCGCACATTTAGCGAACGCCGTTTAGCGGCGGCTTGGCTTAAAAAACGCGAAGCCGAGCTGGAAGCCAACCCTGAATTGCTGTACTACGGCGGCAAAAAACAAACCATCCCCACCTTGGCGCAGGCGATTGAACGCTATTTTTCCGAGCCAGCGGCAACGGAATTTGGGCGCACAAAAACAGCAACCTTGAAATTTCTATCGGGCTATCCGATTGCCAAGTTGCCGTTAGACAAAATCCGCCGGGCTGATATTGCGGCGCATATCAACCAACGGCGCGATGGATGGGGCGGCTTTTTACCCGTCAAACCGCAAACCGTCAATAACGATTTACAGTACATCCGCAGCATGTTGAAGCACGCGCATTTCGTGTGGGGCTTGAATGTGAACTGGGCGGAGATAGATTTGGCGATTGAGGGCGCACGGCGGGCGCGGCTGATTGGCAAAAGCGAGGAGCGGATGCGGCTGGCAACCGCGCAAGAATTGCAGGCATTGACCACCCATTTTTACCAACAATGGACAACGCGACCGAACAGTACCAAATTCCCCATGCACCTGATTATGTGGTTTGCCATTTACTCATGCCGCCGCGAAGCCGAAATCACGCGCCTAGCGTGGGTGGATTACGACAAAACCGCAGGCGATTGGCTGGTGCGTGATTTGAAAAGCCCCAGCGGCAGCAAGGGCAACCACGCCCGCTTTTTGGTAAACGACAAGCTGCGCCAAGTGATTGCCGCATTCAGACAGCCTGAAATTCAAAACCGCCTAAAATGGCGCGAGATGCAGCCTGAAACATGGCTGATTGGCGGCGACAGCAAAAGCATCAGCGCGTCTTTCACACGCGCGTGCAAATTGTTGGGCATTGAGGATTTGCGCTTTCACGACCTGCGCCACGAAGGCGCGACCCGCCTTGCCGAGGACGGCTTGACCGTGCCGCAGATGCAGCAAATCACGCTGCACCAAAGCTGGAAAACCTTGCAGCGTTATGTGAACCTTGCCACGCGACCGCGCGAAAACCGCCTAGACTTTGCCGATGCGCTTGCTGTCGCGCAACAAAAGGCAGCCTGAAACGAACCATTGGTCATTTTCAGGCTGCCTTCAATAACGGCGAATATGCTCAGGCAATCACATAATCATCAAACTTAAACAGCTCCAAGCCCACGCGCTCGTTAATATCCAAAAATGTCTGTTGCAGCGGTTTGACTTCGTTGGTGGCAAACACCCGCGCCACCGTTTCCGCATCGCCCAGCCCGCTCGTGTTTTTGGGCACAACCCCCATTAGCGCAGGCGGCACGCGGTGAATCGCCATCATATCCTCCGCCGAAATCGTCTTGATGTTCAAAAAATCATCTTTCGCTGCCACTTCCGCAATCGGAATCAGCTTTAAGCCGTCGGGGCTGCCGTCGGGCGAGCGGATGACAATATTTTTAAAATTGCCGTTGCCTTTGGCTTGGCGTAGCTGTTCTTTGATGTTTGCCCAGCCCTCCTCGTCAATCTTGGCATCGGTGGAATACAAGATAAACCCCGCGTGCGAGCCATTTTGATAATAGCGCACCCGAAAGCGCGTAGCCGCCGCGTTCAAATCCACGCTGTCCAACGCCGCCAAGTAATAGGGCAAGCCATACACTTCCTGTTTCAAGTTGGGCTGCATCACATGAATCACGTCCTCGCCTGCGATTTCATCGTAGTTCAAGCCCAATCCTAGCCCCATGCCATAGCGCAGATACACAAAATCGTGCAGATTGCTGGCTCGGCGCATGTACATTGCCAAACGGTTTTGCACCGACACGGGCACGCCAAAGCGGTTGCGCTGGATTTCCAAATACCCATTGCCCAGCACCAAATAATTAAAGGCAAATTTTTCAAACTCCGAGCGGCTCAAAAAGCGCGTGGGCGTGAACGTAACTTTTAGGATATTGATTTTGGCGTATATCGCGCTGGCATGGTGCACGCCCGAGCGCAGCAGCCGCTCCAAATCCACCAGCGACACGGGCATCTCAAAAAACCGCCCGTTGTCCACCACGCCCAAAAAATCAAACACGCTAAATTCGCCCAACACATCCGAATAGCTGAACACATCCGCAGATGCGGCTTGCGGCAGAGCAGGTGCGCTTTTGCGCTTAAACTTCAAAAAATCAAACATTGCAAAACCTTTCTAACAGAGGCAGCCTGAAAACCAAGCCGTCAAAACGAATAAACAAACGAACCCGAGGACACATCGCCGCCCAACGGCTCCTGATAAAAACACTGCAACGCCGCCCACGCGACATCCGAATGGCTCAGCTCGCGCGAGCGCGCCGACACATAAGTCATGTTGCGCCCGCTCGCCGTGGCCACCGTTTTGATGCTCAGAAACGCCGCCGTTATATCGCGATGCTCGGTTTCCCATTGCACGCGGTTTTTGCGCATCAAATCAAACATTTTATTGACCATCAACGCCTTTTCAGGCTGCGTATATTGCACGCCCACTACGGCAGGGAAAAATTTTGCCACTAGCTGCACCAACGCCGCGCCCAGTCCCGTTTTGTCCACCACAATCTTGCGCACGTTGAAGCGGCGCATCGTCTCGCGGATAAAATTGGCTTGTGCCTCAAAATCGTTGCCATGCAACAAATGCCGCTCCACGATACGAAACGCGTCGCCCGAAAAACGCGGAGCCAGCACCACCACCAAAGCCGCCGCATCGCCCGCATCCGCTGGGTCGTAACTCAACCACACGGGCAAATCGCCCACGGGCTTTGCCGCAAACGGCTTATAAAAATCGCCCCACTCCACAAAGCTGTCCACCAAGCAGCCTTGCACGTCCGCCCAGTTAAACACGCCGTCGCCATCCTCCACAAATTCGCACATAAACAACTGGCGAAACTGCGCGGGCGCGTTCTCCAACATCAACTGCTCGCGGTCAAACAAATTACAGCCGCCGCGCTCCGCGTCATCCAACGTAACCACTTGCCGCCATTTGCCATCAGGGTCGTGCCGACCTGCCGCCAAAGCCGCCGGCGACACATCCAGCTTAATCCGCTCCGATTCCGCCCGCCCCACGTTAAATTCCGCCCCTGTCCAAAAATCATAAGCGGGGTGCGAAGTGGTGGACGGCGTGGAAAAATAAGTGATGCGATAGCGTTTTTGCGATGCCATCGGGTTTGCCAAATCGCGCAAACGCTTGAAATCGGGAATCCAAAAATACTCATCCACATACAAATCGCCATTGCGCCCCTGCGCTGTGCGCGAGTTTGTCCCCAAAAAATGCAATTCCGCGCCGTTGCCCAGCGTAATCACATCCGATCCCTTTAATTCCACATCCACCATGCCTGCAAGCTTGCGCATGTAGTTTTTAAAAATAAACGCCTGCGCCTGCGATGCCGACAAAAATACCTTATTTTTGCCTGTTTTCACGGCATCCACCAGAGCTTCGCGCGCAAAGAAAAACGTCGCCCCAATTTGGCGCGATTTCAGCAAATGCCGAAAACGCACCTGCTGTTTTAACCACACGCGTTGATAGTCAAACAACTGTTCTAAAAACAATTCCTCCAATTTTGCTGCTTGCTCAGGCGAAAACACATTGGGCTGCGCCTTGCGATTGCTGCGCACGCGCTCACGCTTCGCGGGCGGTGCAGCTTCGCCCGCCTCAAACTGGGCAGGCAATGCCGTTTCAGGCTGCCCATTTTGGCGCGGATAGCCCGCCAGCAATGCTGAGAGGTTTTTCATTTCTTTATAGTCGGCATCCGATTTTTTGGGCTGGGCAATCAGCGCATGCAAGCGGGTTTCCGCGCTCATCGCCACGCGCACCATCGGCGTGCCGCCCTCCCAGTTATCCCGCATTTTCCACGAGTAAACCGTGGTGGGCTTCAAGCCCAGTGCGCGCGCAATATCGGTGATTCTGTGTCCCTGCCAAAACAATTGCCGCGCCGCCACGCGCGGCTCAACGTTGGACAAAGGATTAAGTGCGAAAACATCCGCCATAAAAACATCCGCCATAAAAACATCCCAAAATACAAAGTCCACACCTTCTAATATTTTCAGGAAGCCTGAAACCAGCAACATACCTAAAACGCCCCCTTAACACCCAAGCCGATAGACCACGCCGCCTAAACTTGCAAAACTGCCCAACAATTTCAACCAAGACTTCACGCGCATCATCATGGCAAGCGAACCTACCCCAACACCCCAACCTGAACCAACTCCAACACCACAACCCAAAAACACCACGCAAACCGACTGGCGCATCATCGGCGTGTCAGGCGACACCATAGACGGGCGCGAGATTTCCGCCGAGCAACTAACCCAAATGGCGGAGGACTACAACCCAAAAGTCTATGGCGCACGCATCAACATTGAGCACAGCAACTACTGGTGGAACAGCGACAGCGGCGGCTTGGGCGATGTGATTGAACTCAAAACCGAAGCATGGGAGCAAGACACAAGCAAAACTGCGCTGCTCGCCAAATTCAGCGTGTACCCCGCCATGCAAAAACTGTGGGATGCGGGGCGCAAAATCTATACCAGCATGGAAATCCACCACAATTTTGCCAACACCAAACGTGCCTACCTCACAGGCTTAGCCATCACCGACACCCCCGCTAGCTTGGGCACGACCGCCAATTTCAGCTACGCCAAGCAACACACCGACAACAAAGGCAAAGCATTCAGCGAATACCGCGAATTTAGCCACAATGAACACGCCAACCCCTCTACTCCTAACCCAGAAAGCCCCAGTATGAACACCAACACCGAACCCCAAGCAGCGAATCCACAAACCAATCAAGCCACCCCCACTCCCCCAGCGCAGCCTGAAACGCAGCCTGAAAACCATGCCAGCGCACCTGTTGCGCCGGCAACCACCAACGTTGCCACCGAACCCGCGCCCAGCGTTACCCAACTGCAAGCGCAAATCATCGCCTTGCAATCGGAGCTTACCGAGCTGAAAACCCAACTCAACACCGAAGCACACACCGGCAATCGCGCCCCGCACACGGGCAACGATGCGCCAACGCCTGCCATTTGGTAAACCCATCCCAAGCATTCACATCAGGTAAACCCATCCCAAGCATTCACATCACGAGGACACCCCATGAACAAAAACCTGCTCACCACCGCGATTGCCACCCTGTTTAGCCAAATCGCCCAAACCAACCACATCAGCAAAGAGCAAGTGCAAAGCGGCTACACCATCGCACCTGCTGCCGTGCAAACCATGTACGACCAAATTGCCCAAAACACCGAGCTGTTGCAACACATCAACCTTGTGGGCAAAACCGAACAACTGGGCGAAGTGATTGGTTTGTCCAGCGGCTTGGTGGCATCCAACACCGACACCACCCAAAGCGGCAACGAACGCCAGCCCAAATCCATCCACAATTTGGAGGGGCAAAAATACACCCTGCAACAAACCAATTTTGACGTTGCCCTGCGCTACGACGAGATTGACCAATGGGCGCACATCACCGATTTCCCCGCGCGCATCAACAACAAAATCGCCGAAAGCATCGCGCTATCGCTGATTACCATCGGCATGAACGGCAAAGAGCGCGCCAAAACCACCAACTTTACTTCCAACCCTTTATTGCAAGACGTTGCCAAAGGCTGGCTGCAAAAAATGCGCGAAAACAACGCCGCGCGCGTGATGGGCTGGCAAGCCGGGCAAGTCGGCAAAACCGCCCAAGAGATTAAATGGGGCAGCGCGCAAACGGCTGAATACAAAAACTTGGATGCTGTGGTTAAAGATGCCATCGACAGCCTGATTGACGAGCGTTTCGCCGACCGCAACGATTTTGTTGTGTTGTCCAGCCGCCGCACGGTGTCCGACAAATATCTCAGCATCATCAACGCATCGGGCAGCAAAGCCACCGAAATTGAAGCAAGCGGGCGGCTCAACCAATCGCGCACGCTGGGCGGCTACCCTGTGATGTATGTCCCCAACATGCCCGCCAACACGCTGCTCATCACGCCGCTGAAAAACCTGTCTATCTACTATCAGACAACGGGCGAACGCCGCTACATCGTGGACAACCCGAAAAAAGACCAACTGGAAAGCTACCAATCTAAAAACATCGACTACATCGTGGAAGAGTACGGTGCGGCGGTGTTGATTGAGAACTTAGCCGAAACCAACGCCTAAACCCAAAAGGCAGCCTAAAACGTGCATCGCCTACTTTCAGGCTGCCTGAAACCACCGAGCAAAGGACATCCATCATGGCAAGCCCAGCCCAACGCCACCGCCTCGCCCATGAAGCACTTGCCGCCGCGCAACACCAAAGCGACCCCAGCGATCTGACCGCCTACCAACAACTGCAACAGCAATACATCGCCGATAAAACCCTGCTAAGCAACCTTGCCAGCATGCAAGACAAAATCGCCTACAAAGCCCAAGCCTTGCCCAAATACCAAGACTGGCTGAACAGCGTATTGCAGAGCGGGCAAGCCCACCCCAGCGACACGCTCACGCCCAATTTGCTGATTTGGCAAATTGACTGCGGACAGCTCAACGAAGCGATGCCGCTCGCACAGTTTGCCATTGAGCACAACCTGCAAAGCAGCGACGAATACCAGCGCAACCTGCCCACCATCATCATTGAGCAATACGCCGAGCAAATCAGCCGAGGCGCAGCCATTGACCTCGAGCATCTCAACACCCTAGTGCAATGGGCGACCGAAAAACAAAACAACCAACACACCCATAACATCCCCGATGCTGTGCGCGCCAAGCTGCTCAAAACCGCAGGCGAGCAACTGGAAGACAGCGACCCGCAAACCGCCCTCGTGCTATACCAGCAAGCATTGGGCTACAACGAAAAAGTCGGCGTGAAAAAACAAATCGAAGCCCTGCGCAAAGCCCAACATTAAGCTCCCCCCGCCGTATCGTGAGCGATAAGCCGTCTTGCCGCAGATACCGACAAGCCTGTCTTATCGCCCCACGATACCCTAATCCCAAACCGCCATGAATACGCCCATCAGCTTTACCAGCACGCCAGCCGCTACCCAGCAGCCTGAACACCAAAGCATTAGCTCCGACCCCTTTTTCCCCAGCATCAACCTTGACCACCTGCGCCAAGCCATGCGCATTGACAACACCATCACCAGCGAGCGGCTTTTTCAGGCTGCCATTGAAGCCACCATCCATGTCAATCGTCAGCTTGCCACGCTCAAACAGCATTGCCAGCTCACAGGCAAAGCCACCCTTGCCGAACACGCGCCGCAGCAGCAAATCAACGGCATCAGCATTTGGGAACACCGCTATCAGCAAGCTGTTTACAACTACACGCTTGCCACCTTAAACGACCAATACGCCGACTACGATGCCAGCGGCAAAGCCACCGCCCGCAGCGAAACCAAGCAGCACAACGCCGACCAATATCGCCGCAGCGCCCACGCCGCCATTGCCGACATCACAGGCAAACAACGCACCGATGCCGAGCTGATTTAGCCGCAAAAGGCAGCCTGAAAATGACCAAGCCGACCAACACCTATACCAGCAGGCAGGGCGACACGCTGAGCAAAATCGCCTACGAATACTACGGCAGCAGCACAGGGCAAGTGGAGCGCATCCTTGAAGCCAACCCCAAACTGTGCCAGCAGCCCCCCATTTTGCCAGCGGGCATCATCATCGTTTTGCCCGA of Kingella oralis contains these proteins:
- a CDS encoding GPO family capsid scaffolding protein, whose translation is MASEPTPTPQPEPTPTPQPKNTTQTDWRIIGVSGDTIDGREISAEQLTQMAEDYNPKVYGARINIEHSNYWWNSDSGGLGDVIELKTEAWEQDTSKTALLAKFSVYPAMQKLWDAGRKIYTSMEIHHNFANTKRAYLTGLAITDTPASLGTTANFSYAKQHTDNKGKAFSEYREFSHNEHANPSTPNPESPSMNTNTEPQAANPQTNQATPTPPAQPETQPENHASAPVAPATTNVATEPAPSVTQLQAQIIALQSELTELKTQLNTEAHTGNRAPHTGNDAPTPAIW
- a CDS encoding phage major capsid protein, P2 family codes for the protein MNKNLLTTAIATLFSQIAQTNHISKEQVQSGYTIAPAAVQTMYDQIAQNTELLQHINLVGKTEQLGEVIGLSSGLVASNTDTTQSGNERQPKSIHNLEGQKYTLQQTNFDVALRYDEIDQWAHITDFPARINNKIAESIALSLITIGMNGKERAKTTNFTSNPLLQDVAKGWLQKMRENNAARVMGWQAGQVGKTAQEIKWGSAQTAEYKNLDAVVKDAIDSLIDERFADRNDFVVLSSRRTVSDKYLSIINASGSKATEIEASGRLNQSRTLGGYPVMYVPNMPANTLLITPLKNLSIYYQTTGERRYIVDNPKKDQLESYQSKNIDYIVEEYGAAVLIENLAETNA
- the hprK gene encoding HPr(Ser) kinase/phosphatase is translated as MPSISVRKLYQDNQHKLQLAWAAGAAGGDNRIAVEADRPVLALVGHLNFIHHNQVQVLGIAEVAYLHRLEQAEHHTGLNELFNFPMTLVIVANGLPIPQSLRDYCHTHNTPLLTSKLESPYLMDVLRIYLQRVLAASTIKHGVFLDVFEIGVLLTGKSGLGKSELALELISRGHSLVADDAIELYRTAPENLEGRCPPVLRDFLEVRGLGVLNIRHMFGETAIRPKKTLRLIINLVLADDDYMKTLDRLSIRTETETILNVPVRSVTLPVAAGRNLAVLVEAAVRNYILQRHGKDSTKEFLERHQSMMNKPEENSHENNLD
- a CDS encoding phage portal protein, translating into MFDFLKFKRKSAPALPQAASADVFSYSDVLGEFSVFDFLGVVDNGRFFEMPVSLVDLERLLRSGVHHASAIYAKINILKVTFTPTRFLSRSEFEKFAFNYLVLGNGYLEIQRNRFGVPVSVQNRLAMYMRRASNLHDFVYLRYGMGLGLGLNYDEIAGEDVIHVMQPNLKQEVYGLPYYLAALDSVDLNAAATRFRVRYYQNGSHAGFILYSTDAKIDEEGWANIKEQLRQAKGNGNFKNIVIRSPDGSPDGLKLIPIAEVAAKDDFLNIKTISAEDMMAIHRVPPALMGVVPKNTSGLGDAETVARVFATNEVKPLQQTFLDINERVGLELFKFDDYVIA
- a CDS encoding terminase large subunit domain-containing protein gives rise to the protein MADVFMADVFALNPLSNVEPRVAARQLFWQGHRITDIARALGLKPTTVYSWKMRDNWEGGTPMVRVAMSAETRLHALIAQPKKSDADYKEMKNLSALLAGYPRQNGQPETALPAQFEAGEAAPPAKRERVRSNRKAQPNVFSPEQAAKLEELFLEQLFDYQRVWLKQQVRFRHLLKSRQIGATFFFAREALVDAVKTGKNKVFLSASQAQAFIFKNYMRKLAGMVDVELKGSDVITLGNGAELHFLGTNSRTAQGRNGDLYVDEYFWIPDFKRLRDLANPMASQKRYRITYFSTPSTTSHPAYDFWTGAEFNVGRAESERIKLDVSPAALAAGRHDPDGKWRQVVTLDDAERGGCNLFDREQLMLENAPAQFRQLFMCEFVEDGDGVFNWADVQGCLVDSFVEWGDFYKPFAAKPVGDLPVWLSYDPADAGDAAALVVVLAPRFSGDAFRIVERHLLHGNDFEAQANFIRETMRRFNVRKIVVDKTGLGAALVQLVAKFFPAVVGVQYTQPEKALMVNKMFDLMRKNRVQWETEHRDITAAFLSIKTVATASGRNMTYVSARSRELSHSDVAWAALQCFYQEPLGGDVSSGSFVYSF
- the dusA gene encoding tRNA dihydrouridine(20/20a) synthase DusA; the protein is MKNNELVDIKKKRRLSIAPMLDWTDRHFRYLARQISRHTWLYTEMINAGAIIHGDPARFLAYNESEHPIALQLGGSDPAQLAQAAKKVAQYQYDEINLNCGCPSPRVQKGAFGACLMNDVGLVADCLNAMQQAAPDCEITVKHRIGVDKQTEYRIVRDFVGTLREKTPVRTYIVHARNAWLDGLSPKENRDIPPLKYHYVYQLKQDFPDLEIIINGGIKTNAEIAEHLRHVDGVMIGREAYHNTMIMRDWDRLFYDSRQPEISYPELIQRLYAYAQTQLAAGRGTILRHMARHYLGLMHGLHGARAWRQMLSDAELLKANRAELILEAWAEVEKGL
- a CDS encoding tyrosine-type recombinase/integrase, whose product is MGSIVKRINPSGKTVYRAQIRIDRAAYPKYAESRTFSERRLAAAWLKKREAELEANPELLYYGGKKQTIPTLAQAIERYFSEPAATEFGRTKTATLKFLSGYPIAKLPLDKIRRADIAAHINQRRDGWGGFLPVKPQTVNNDLQYIRSMLKHAHFVWGLNVNWAEIDLAIEGARRARLIGKSEERMRLATAQELQALTTHFYQQWTTRPNSTKFPMHLIMWFAIYSCRREAEITRLAWVDYDKTAGDWLVRDLKSPSGSKGNHARFLVNDKLRQVIAAFRQPEIQNRLKWREMQPETWLIGGDSKSISASFTRACKLLGIEDLRFHDLRHEGATRLAEDGLTVPQMQQITLHQSWKTLQRYVNLATRPRENRLDFADALAVAQQKAA
- a CDS encoding IS1595 family transposase, with the protein product MKITHCKLKKSIRKKLLQFFVLEVTARSAADLLGIHPNSAALFYRKIREVISYYLSLEANTVFDGTVELDESYFGGHRKGKRGRGAAGKVAVFGILKRGGKVYTVVVKNAKRETLMPVITKKIMPDSIVYTDCLSSYDVLDVSGFTHHRINHSKLFADKQNHINGIENFWNQAKRVLRKYNGIDRKSFPLFLKECEFRFNFGTPSEQLKVLRRWCGI
- the ptsN gene encoding PTS IIA-like nitrogen regulatory protein PtsN translates to MTSLADILPVSHIILDAEISSKKRLFECVAQLLAEQSGLPQAEVFDCLVARERLGSTALGQGVAMPHGRHASVPAATGAFVRLKTPIEFDAPDNKPVSLVFVLLVPKAATSEHLELLGHLAGLFNEKSVREALHSCQTPEEARALLLA